CAGTGACACTTGACAGACATGGAGGGACTTGTTCCTGCTCTCACAGGGTCACACAGAGAGGGACATAGGAGTCTATTCCCTTTGTCTCTAACAGTGACACTTGACAGACATGGAGGGACTTGTTCCTGCTCTCACAGGGTCACACAGAGAGGGACATAGGAGTCTATTCCCATTCTCTCTTAGTGTGACACATGACAGATACAGAAGGATTTGTGAGTTTGTCCCCACCACAGGATGACGCAGGAACCTGATAGTCTGTCCCTCACCTGCAGGATGTTACAGTTATACAGACGCAGGACCCTGGAAGTCTGTTCCTCCCTTGTAGGGTGACACCTACACAGCGATCTAGGAGTCTGTCCTTCCCTTGCAGGGCCATTCatattttaagggggggggggggggggaaacgtacATTGAAAGTAAAGATCCTATGCAATATTTCCAGTGGAATTGTGATGAAAGCTAATTTTATATTATATGACAACAGGACAACCATTATATAGAGCTGTGAGTGTCTTACCAAAGCCTTTACTATGACAGGTAGATGAATACATTGCACACACAGCAATCTATATGGGCATGTTTGTGCTCATAGGGTCATGGAAAAATACCCTAATCTTCATTATTAATTTACAGTCCACTTATTTTATACTATAACATGGTCTTCCAGGTCtggatttattttgttaaaaagtaaCAATTCTATTTCCTCTGCAGAATTATGTGGAAGAATGTTGAAGTCTGTCTAATGTCACTGTCTAGCAAGAGTGTGGTTAACTGAATTGCACAACTCATTATGGCAGGAGAAAGGTTAAGTATTTTACCTTTCTGGCCTAGAAGGggttaattgttgttgtttttcacTTGCAGAGTTTAGTAAAGTAATATTTCAGCACCTGCTCAGGGATGGTTATTTTGGAGCTTTTATATCCACTGTCTCTGATAGCCATCATAGAATATATAACTTCTCTATGCTCAAAACTGTGCCAGTATTTGTAGCCACTATAGCTTCTTCCTTACTACAGGCAAGAGGGGAGGGGATGTATTCCTGGTGGGTTGGTGTTAGTGAATAAAACCCCACCCTTCCCTAGTGTGATAAAGAAGACAACAGCTCTTATTAGAGACACTGCACCTAAATCATGGACTTCCAGGTATGGAAAGACTATTTTCAGCTAGCCACATTGGTCCAGGAAATGGCTACTGAGCAAAGGAAGAAGCATGCAAAGCAATCTTGCCATGGAAAAAGCATGCTCTTTTTACCAGATGAACCATCAAATTGCAGCAACAAGGATCTCAGTTACACTGAAGTTCTCAAAACCAACCTACCCCACATAACAAGCTCCTGTTGTGAAGCTATTTTGCCAGAGGAGTGGTGCAACTTTTGCAAGCATAATGGAGAATCTAGCACAATCTACACATCTCACTCCCTGAAGAACCATGAGGGTATCGTCGAGTGCCCAGTCCTGCGCAATTATGTTTGCCCACTGTGTGGTAGCACCGGTGATTCTGCTCACACTCTGAAATACTGCCCTCTGAACCAGGAGAAGAACTTCATTTACAGAAAGTGCGGACGCAATTCCGTCGGACGGAAATACAAGCAATAAGATGGAGAGACAGAATGAAATGATCTAACACCTCTTGTTCATATGAAGTTCCTCAACATTAAGCAGACTTAGCCATCTACACTTTTCCCAGGAGAATCtgaatattttaataacatttttgttgGATGTTTAGAAGATCACAAAATTACACTGTTTGGGGATTCCTgcgttaatttttattttcaatagtgCAACAAAAGGAACTTAAACCTTTGCTCTTAATGTTATTATGAGATCTCTCTGTTAATATGACTGCCTTTGCAAatgcacttttttttctctttttatttatttgccaTTACAAGAAGATATATGACAGACTGCagcaagaagaaaaaaatgatCGCTTTATTGCTGGGGAAAAAAGTTTCAATAAAACCaggttatctataaaaaaaatgtcatattCCTTCTTTTGTCCTAAGTATTTCCATTGCTTtagctgtctgtgtgtatgtgttgtgtaagAGTCATTAGAGAAATGACATGAAAGACATGAGGGTCCAGTCTGATTGTGTGTCTTCTGGGAGAAAatatgtctgctgggagagacatgagggtccagtgttactatatatgtctgctgggagagacatgGGGGTccagtgttactatatatatatgtctgctgggagagacatggggtccagtgttactatatatatgtctgctgggagagacacgagggtccagtcttactatatatatgtctgctgggagagacatgagggtccagtcttactatatatgtctgctgggagaTACATGAGGGTccagtgttactatatatatatgtctcctgGGAGAGACATGGGGGTccagtgttactatatatatatgtctgctgggagagacatgagggtccagtgttactatatatatatatatatatatatatatatatatatatatatatatatatatatatatatatatatatatatatatgtctgctgggagagacatgagggtacagtcttactatatatatgtctgctgggagagacatgggggtccagtcttactatatatatgtctgctgagagagacatgagggtccagtcttactatatatatgtctgctgggagagacatgagggtccagtcttactatatatatgtctgctgggagagGCATGAGGGTccttatatatatgtctgctgggagagacataagggtccagtcttactatatatatgtctgctgggagagacatgagggtccagtcttactatatatatgtctgctgggagagacatgagggtccagtgttactatatatatatatgtctgctgggagagacatgGGGGTccagtgttactatatatatatgtctgctgggagagacatgagggtccagtgttactatatatatatatatatatatatatatatatatatatatatatatatatatatatatatatatatatatatatatatatatatatgtctgctgggagagacatgagggtccagtcttactatatatatgtctgctgggagagacatgggggtccagtcttactatatatatgtctgctgggagagacatgagggtccagtcttactatatatatatgtctgctgggagagacatgagggtccagtcttactatatatatgtctgctgggagagacatgagggtccagtcttactatatatatgtcttctgggagagacatgagggtccagcgttactatatatatgtctgctgggagagacatgagggtccagcgttactatatatatgtctgctgggagagacaCGAGGGTCCAGTCTTACTATATATATGCCTGCTGGGAGAGACAAGAGGGTCCAGTCttactatatatatgtctgctgggagagacatgagggtccagtctcactatatatatatatgtctgctgggagagacatgagggtccagtcttactatatgtatgtctgctgggagagacaCGAGGGTCCAGTCTTACTATATATATGCCTGCTGGGAGAGACAAGAGGGTCCAGTCttactatatatatgtctgctgggagagacatgagggtccagtcttactatatatatatatatatatatatatatatatatatatatatatatatatatatatgtctgtgctgggagagacatgagggtccagtcttactatatatatatatatatatatatatatatatatatatatatatatatatgtctgctgggagagacatgagggtccagtcttactatatatatatatgtctgctgggagagacatgagggtccagtcttactatatatatgtctgctgggagagacatgggggtccagtcttactatatatatgtctgctgagagagacatgagggtccagtcttactatatatatgtctgctgggagagacatgagggtccagtcttactatatatatgtctgctgggagagGCATGAGGGTccttatatatatgtctgctgggagagacataagggtccagtcttactatatatatgtctgctgggagagacatgagggtccagtcttactatatatatgtctgctgggagagacatgagggtccagtgttactatatatatatatgtctgctgggagagacatgGGGGTccagtgttactatatatatatgtctgc
This genomic window from Bombina bombina isolate aBomBom1 unplaced genomic scaffold, aBomBom1.pri scaffold_545, whole genome shotgun sequence contains:
- the NANOS2 gene encoding nanos homolog 2 is translated as MDFQVWKDYFQLATLVQEMATEQRKKHAKQSCHGKSMLFLPDEPSNCSNKDLSYTEVLKTNLPHITSSCCEAILPEEWCNFCKHNGESSTIYTSHSLKNHEGIVECPVLRNYVCPLCGSTGDSAHTLKYCPLNQEKNFIYRKCGRNSVGRKYKQ